In Triticum urartu cultivar G1812 chromosome 6, Tu2.1, whole genome shotgun sequence, the following proteins share a genomic window:
- the LOC125516028 gene encoding protein TIFY 10B-like, producing the protein MEMDFLGPRSAPRHAMPLVARRDAEDDGEPWRLASPAHFAYPDVRAAAAHRHHPTAPSYQMHAPPPLHPQAFPCAIPASSLQGPQVVHRAAYSPDRRCSAAQLTIFYAGSVHVFDNVTKEKAEQITFMAAKAAQAGRSPPLRRALRQSESAPVPDERKQMPLARACSDPVHPSPQALFMLPHRDVPLARSASLARFLERRKRKQRTANAATPYSRREISPGSVDTFRMVSPGSTTLSGNTELSWFFGDEKLGSRDEEALDTELKM; encoded by the exons ATGGAGATGGACTTTCTGGGCCCACGATCGGCGCCGCGGCATGCGATGCCGCTCGTGGCGCGACGCGATGCCGAGGACGACGGCGAGCCCTGGCGTCTCGCTTCACCGGCACACTTCGCGTACCCGGACGTGCGCGCGGCGGCGGCTCATCGCCACCACCCGACGGCGCCGTCGTACCAG AtgcacgcgccgccgccgctgcatcCCCAGGCCTTCCCGTGCGCCATTCCCGCCTCGTCCCTGCAAGGCCCGCAGGTAGTCCACCGTGCTGCGTACTCGCCTGATCGGAG GTGCTCCGCCGCGCAGCTGACGATATTCTACGCAGGTTCAGTGCATGTGTTCGACAACGTGACGAAGGAAAAG GCCGAGCAGATCACGTTCATGGCCGCGAAGGCAGCTCAAGCAGGCCGCAGCCCTCCCCTTCGTCGGGCGCTGCGGCAATCGGAATCTGCTCCGGTCCCCGACGAGAGAAAGCAGATGCCATTGGCGAGAGCTTGCAGCGATCCTGTGCACCCTTCGCCACAGGCATTGTTCATGCTGCCGCATAGAG aTGTTCCGCTGGCCAGGAGTGCGTCCCTTGCCCGCTTCCTCGAGAGACGCAAGCGAAAGCAAAG GACAGCAAATGCAGCAACGCCTTACTCTCGCAGGGAGATATCCCCTGGTAGCGTGGACACTTTCCGCATGGTCTCGCCAGGAAGCACAACACTATCCGGCAACACCGAACTGTCATGGTTCTTCGGAGATGAAAAGCTGGGAAGCCGCGACGAGGAGGCGCTGGACACGGAGCTCAAGATGTAG
- the LOC125514510 gene encoding ADP-ribosylation factor-like protein 8c, which translates to MGLWDSLLNWLRSLFFKQEMELSLVGLQNAGKTSLVNSIATGGYSEDMIPTVGFNMRKVTKGNVTIKLWDLGGQRRFRTMWERYCRGVTAILYVVDAADRDSVPIAKSELHDLLTKQSLSGIPLLILGNKIDKSEALSKPALVDQLGLESIKDREVCCYMISCKDSVNIDVVIDWLIKHSKTAN; encoded by the exons ATGGGGCTCTGGGACTCGCTCCTCAACTGGCTCCGAAG CCTGTTCTTTAAGCAGGAGATGGAGCTCTCCCTGGTTGGCCTTCAGAATGCTGGGAAGACATCTCTAGTCAATTCAATTGCT ACCGGTGGCTACAGCGAGGACATGATTCCAACT GTAGGCTTTAATATGCGGAAAGTCACCAAGGGaaatgtcacaattaaactttgGGATCTTGGAGGGCAACGTAGATTCCGGACTATGTGGGAGCGCTACTGTCGTGGAGTTACTGCTATTCT ATACGTTGTCGATGCTGCTGACCGGGATAGCGTTCCGATTGCTAAAAGTGAATTGCATGACCTGCTGACAAAACAATCTTTATCTGGGATCCCCTTACTTATCCTTGGCAACAAAATTGACAAGTCAGAGGCACTTTCTAAGCCGGCATTAGTTGATCAACT AGGTCTGGAATCTATAAAGGACCGTGAAGTTTGCTGCTACATGATCTCTTGCAAGGACTCGGTGAACATAGATGTTGTCATTGATTGGCTCATCAAGCATTCCAAGACTGCAAATTAG